In Salarias fasciatus chromosome 20, fSalaFa1.1, whole genome shotgun sequence, a single window of DNA contains:
- the ralgapb gene encoding ral GTPase-activating protein subunit beta isoform X9: protein MYSEWRSLQLVVQSDQGHLSVLHTYPTSVGTEVANAVVKPLGTAVSPVATENILKTDKEVKWTMEVLCYGLTLPLEGDTVKLCVDVYTDWMMALVSPRESMPQPVVKEPNMYVQTILKHLYNVFVPRPEQHSLNHIRLCQQVLTAVQKLARESASMVRETWEVLLLFLLRINDTLLAPPTVGVGVAEKLAEKLMAVLFEVWLLACARCFPTPPYWKTAREMLANWRHHPPVVEQWSRVACALTSRLLRFTHGPSFPPFKVPDEDANLIPVEMDNDCVAQTWYRFLHMLSNPVDLSNPAIVSTTPKFQEQFLNSSGIPHEVVLHPCLKQLPQIFFRAMRGVSCLVDAFLGISRPRADSAPPTPVNRMSMSPPPSITNTTPPHSRKQRHTVVTKTASKSSTGSGSQPTKASQQQQQQQQQQQQQQQQSSSPTLLSSPNQSSWESRPLPAPARPKVNSILNLFGQWLFDAALVHCKLHSGLSRDPSMTASFIQILLSYKSSIATQVGLELRRKGSQMSTDSMVSNPMFDANEFPESYEAGRAEACGTLCRIFCSKKTGEDILPVYLSRFYMVLIQGLQISDFICRPVLASIILNSSSLFCTDLKGINVVVPYFIAALETIVPDRELSKFKMYVNPTDLRRASINILLAMLPLPHHFGNIKSEVLLEGKFNEEDGWPHDQPVSFLSLRLRLVNVLIGALQTETDPTNTQLILGAMLNIVQDSALLESIGAQTETGSIDGSHMTVRSHSRTNSGISFNSGGSAEATSPDSERPAQALLRDYALPDTAAGLLVRSIHLVTQRLNSQWRQDMSISLAALELLAGLAKVKVGVDSADRKRAVSSICGYIVYQCSRPAPLQSRDLHSMIVAAFQFLCVWLTEHPDMLDEKDCLVEVLEIVELGISGSKSRQDQEVRHKGEKEHNPASMRVKDAAEATLSCIMQVLGAFPSPSGPASTCSLLNEDTLIRYARLSATGASNFRYFVLDNSVILAMLEQPLGNEQNPSPSVTVLIRGTAGRHAWTMQLFHQPRGARANQRVFVPEGRPTPNNDVGIKYNVKQRPFPEEVDKIPLVKADVSIPDLDDIVSKELEVQHDKLRILMSKQMEYENALDRHSEEVWKSKPFPDPQTDCKPPAPSQEFQTARLFLSHFGFLSLEALKEPNNSRLPPHLIGLESSLPGFFEDISYLDLLPCRPFDTVFIFYVRAGQKSSPEILRNVESSSSVQPHFLEFLLSLGWPVDVGRHPGWTGHLDRSWSLNSCSENNDTQQAEEAATPEDTGGSVFNGEKKVLYYADALTEIAFVVPSLTENSEESSVHSDSTVEADTNTDLMPSILKQPNLTLELFPNHSDNLESAKKLSPLVKAKRSSTGKSFPQLGPETKVFVVWVERFDDIENFPLSDLLAETSTGLEASMSNSTSCRSGLLEKDVPLIFIHPLKTGLFRIRLHGAVGKFGMVIPLVDGMVVSRRALGFLVRQTVINVCRRKRLESDLYNPPHVRRKQKITEIVQRYRNKQLEPEFYTSLFHEVGEGKPHL from the exons ATGTACTCCGAGTGGCGCTCGCTGCAGCTGGTGGTGCAGAGTGACCAGGGCCACCTCAGCGTCCTGCACACCTACCCCACCAGTGTGGGCACGGAGGTGGCAAATGCCGTGGTCAAGCCTCTCGGAACGGCTGTGAGTCCCGTGGCCACAGAGAACATCCTGAAAACCGACAAAGAG GTGAAGTGGACCATGGAGGTGCTGTGTTATGGCCTGACCCTCCCACTCGAAGGGGACACCGTCaagctgtgtgtggatgtgtacACAGACTGGATGATGGCGCTGGTGTCTCCCAGAGAGTCCATGCCTCAGCCTGTGGTCAAAGAGCCCAATATGTACGTCCAGACGATTCTCAAACACCTCTACAACGTCTTTGTTCCCAG gcctgAGCAGCACAGCCTGAACCACATCAGGCTCTGCCAGCAGGTTCTAACTGCAGTCCAGAAGCTGGCGAGAGAGTCCGCCTCCATGGTGAGAGAAACCTGGGAGGTGCTTCTGCTCTTCCTGCTTCGCATCAATGACACATTACTCGCACCGCCTACAGTCGGAG TGGGAGTAGCAGAGAAGCTGGCTGAGAAGTTGATGGCGGTGCTGTTTGAGGTGTGGCTGCTGGCTTGTGCCCGCTGCTTCCCCACGCCGCCGTACTGGAAGACGGCCCGGGAGATGCTGGCCAACTGGAGACATCACCCTCCTGTCGTAGAGCAGTGGAGCAGAGTGGCCTgcgctctgacctccag ACTTTTGCGGTTCACCCACGGACCTTCCTTCCCTCCTTTCAAAGTTCCTGACGAAGATGCCAATCTAATTCCTGTAGAGATGGACAACGACTGCGTGGCACAGACGTGGTACCGCTTCCTCCACATGCTCAG TAACCCCGTGGACCTGAGCAACCCTGCGATAGTGAGCACCACCCCAAAGTTTCAGGAGCAGTTTCTCAACTCGAGCGGCATCCCCCACGAAGTGGTCCTGCATCCGTGTCTGAAACAGCTGCCCCAGATCTTCTTCAGGGCCATGAGGGGCGTCAGCTGCCTCGTTGATGCCTTCCTGG GTATATCACGCCCCAGGGCCGACAGTGCCCCGCCCACCCCGGTCAACAGAATGAGCATGTCCCCGCCCCCGTCCATCACCAACACCACACCCCCTCACAGCCGCAAGCAGCGGCACACGGTGGTCACCAAAACGGCGAGCAAGAGCTCCACC GGCAGCGGCAGCCAACCAACCAAAGCAtcccagcagcaacagcagcagcagcagcagcagcagcagcagcagcagcagtcgtcCTCTCCGACCCTGCTCTCCAGCCCCAACCAGAGCAGCTGGGAGTCGCGGCCGCTGCCCGCCCCGGCACGGCCCAAGGTCAACAGCATCCTCAACCTGTTTGGCCAGTGGCTGTTCGACGCCGCCCTGGTGCACTGTAAGCTCCACAGCGGCCTCAGCCGAGACCCCAGCATGACCG CCTCTTTTATCCAAATTCTCCTTTCTTATAAATCTT CAATAGCCACCCAGGTGGgcctggagctgaggaggaagggCTCCCAAATGTCCACCGACTCCATGGTGTCCAACCCGATGTTTGACGCCAACGAGTTCCCGGAGAGCTACGAGGCCGGGCGTGCCGAAGCCTGCGGGACTCTGTGCCGCATCTTCTGTAGCAAGAAAACCGGAGAGGACATTCTGCCCGTGTACCTGTCCAG GTTCTACATGGTCCTGATTCAGGGTCTCCAAATCTCCGATTTTATCTGCCGACCAGTTCTGGCTTCGATCATTCTaaactcttcctctctcttctgtaCTGACCTGAAGGGCATCAATGTGGTGGTGCCTTACTTCATAGCTGCACTGGAGACGATTGTGCCAGACAG GGAACTGTCCAAATTCAAAATGTATGTAAATCCTACGGACCTAAGAAGAGCCTCCATCAATATCCTGCTGGCCATGCTGCCTCTGCCCCACCACTTTGGAAACATCAAATCAGAG GTTTTGCTGGAGGGAAAGTTTAATGAGGAGGACGGGTGGCCTCATGACCAGCCTGTCTCCTTTCTGTCCCTGCGGCTCCGTCTTGTGAATGTCCTCATCGGAGCGCTGCAGACTGAAACCGACCCCACCAACACACAGCTCATCCTTG gtgcaATGCTGAATATTGTTCAAGACTCGGCGCTGTTAGAGTCCATTGGTGCACAGACTGAAACG GGGAGTATAGACGGGAGTCACATGACAGTGAGGAGTCACAGTCGCACCAACAGCGGCATCAGCTTCAACAGCGGAGGCAGCGCAGAGGCCACCAGCCCGGACTCCGAGCGCCCCGCACAGGCTCTGCTGCGAGACTACG CTCTTCCAGATACAGCGGCAGGCCTGCTGGTGCGCAGCATCCACCTGGTCACGCAGAGGCTCAACTCGCAGTGGAGGCAGGACATGAGCATCTCACTggctgctctggagctgctggccgGCCTCGCCAAG GTTAAGGTgggagtggactctgcagaccGGAAACGTGCCGTCAGCTCGATATGTGGCTACATTGTGTACCAGTGCAGCCGTCCAGCCCCTCTGCAGTCCAGAGACCTGCACTCCATGATCGTAGCTGCCTTccagtttctgtgtgtgtggctcacaGAGCATCCCGACATGTTGGATGAGAAG GATTGTTtggtggaggtgctggagaTTGTGGAGCTTGGAATCTCTGGCAGTAAGTCCAGACAGGATCAGGAGGTCCGACATAAAGGGGAGAAGGAGCACAACCCGGCGTCCATGAGGGTGAAGGACGCCGCCGAGGCCACTTTGTCCTG TATCATGCAGGTGCTGGGGGCCTTCCCTTCTCCCAGCGGgcctgcctccacctgcagcctgcTGAACGAGGACACGCTCATCCGCTATGCCAGACTAAGTGCCACGGGAGCCAGCAACTTCCGCTACTTTGTCCTCGACAACTCCGTCATCCTGGCCATGCTGGAGCAGCCGCTTGGCAACGAGCAGA ATCCCAGTCCATCGGTTACTGTTCTGATTCGAGGGACTGCTGGAAGACACGCCTGGACCATGCAGCTCTTCCACCAGCCGAGAGGAGCTCGAGCCAATCAGAGG GTGTTTGTTCCCGAGGGCCGTCCAACACCCAACAACGACGTGGGGATCAAGTATAACGTCAAGCAGAGGCCTTTCCCGGAGGAGGTGGATAAGATCCCCCTGGTCAAGGCGGACGTCAGTATCCCCGACCTCGACGACATCGTCAGCAAGGAG CTGGAGGTGCAGCACGACAAGCTCCGGATCCTGATGAGCAAGCAGATGGAGTACGAGAACGCCTTGGACCGGCACAGTGAGGAAGTCTGGAAGTCCAAGCCTTTCCCCGACCCACAGACCGACTGCAAACCGCCTGCGCCCTCGCAGGAGTTCCAGACTGCACGCCTCTTCCTCTCCCACTTCGGCTTTCTGTCTCTGGAGGCACTGAAG GAACCCAACAACAGTCGTCTACCTCCTCATCTGATTGGCCTGGAGTCGTCTTTGCCGGGATTTTTTGAAGACATCAGCTACCTGGACCTGCTTCCCTGCCGACCTTTCGACACCGTCTTCATCTTCTACGTGAGGGCCGGACAGAAGAGCAGCCCCGAG ATCCTGAGGAATGTGGAGTCGTCGAGCAGCGTCCAGCCACACTTTCTGGAGTTCCTCCTGTCCTTGGGCTGGCCCGTGGATGTGGGACGCCACCCTGGCTGGACAGGACACCTGGACAGAAGCTGGTCCCTGAACTCCTGCTCCGAAAACAacgacacacaacaagcag AAGAAGCAGCTACTCCGGAGGACACGGGAGGCTCGGTGTTCAACGGAGAGAAGAAGGTCTTGTACTACGCCGACGCTTTGACCGAGATCGCCTTTGTTGTTCCGTCTCTCACAGAAAACTCCG AGGAGTCATCAGTGCACAGTGACTCTACAGTGGAAGCAGACACCAACACAGACCTCATGCCCAGCATCCTCAAACAACCCAATCTCACACTGGAACTGTTCCCCAACCACTCTGACAACCTGGAGTCTGCCAAAAAG CTGAGTCCTTTGGTGAAGGCAAAGAGATCATCGACTGGCAAGTCGTTTCCTCAGCTGGGGCCTGAGACCAAGGTGTTTGTGGTGTGGGTGGAGCGCTTTGATGACATCG AGAACTTCCCGTTGTCTGACCTGTTGGCGGAAACCAGCACTGGCTTGGAGGCGAGCATGAGCAACAGCACTTCCTGCAG GTCAGGGTTACTAGAAAAAGACGTTCCTCTGATCTTCATCCACCCTCTGAAGACGGGACTCTTCAGGATCCGGCTGCACGGAGCCGTGGGCAAGTTCGGCATGGTGATCCCCCTGGTGGACGGCATGGTGGTCAGCCGCAGAGCTCTAG GGTTCCTGGTGCGCCAGACGGTCATCAACGTGTGCCGGCGGAAGCGTCTGGAAAGTGACTTGTACAACCCGCCTCACGTGAGGCGGAAGCAGAAAATAACGGAGATCGTCCAGCGTTACCGCAACAAGCAGCTGGAGCCCGAGTTCTACACCTCGCTCTTCCacgaggtgggggaggggaagCCTCACCTCTAA
- the ralgapb gene encoding ral GTPase-activating protein subunit beta isoform X3, whose translation MYSEWRSLQLVVQSDQGHLSVLHTYPTSVGTEVANAVVKPLGTAVSPVATENILKTDKEVKWTMEVLCYGLTLPLEGDTVKLCVDVYTDWMMALVSPRESMPQPVVKEPNMYVQTILKHLYNVFVPRPEQHSLNHIRLCQQVLTAVQKLARESASMVRETWEVLLLFLLRINDTLLAPPTVGVGVAEKLAEKLMAVLFEVWLLACARCFPTPPYWKTAREMLANWRHHPPVVEQWSRVACALTSRLLRFTHGPSFPPFKVPDEDANLIPVEMDNDCVAQTWYRFLHMLSNPVDLSNPAIVSTTPKFQEQFLNSSGIPHEVVLHPCLKQLPQIFFRAMRGVSCLVDAFLGVSVEKRDVRERVFSFSPLLLFHGISRPRADSAPPTPVNRMSMSPPPSITNTTPPHSRKQRHTVVTKTASKSSTGSGSQPTKASQQQQQQQQQQQQQQQQSSSPTLLSSPNQSSWESRPLPAPARPKVNSILNLFGQWLFDAALVHCKLHSGLSRDPSMTAIATQVGLELRRKGSQMSTDSMVSNPMFDANEFPESYEAGRAEACGTLCRIFCSKKTGEDILPVYLSRFYMVLIQGLQISDFICRPVLASIILNSSSLFCTDLKGINVVVPYFIAALETIVPDRELSKFKMYVNPTDLRRASINILLAMLPLPHHFGNIKSEVLLEGKFNEEDGWPHDQPVSFLSLRLRLVNVLIGALQTETDPTNTQLILGAMLNIVQDSALLESIGAQTETGSIDGSHMTVRSHSRTNSGISFNSGGSAEATSPDSERPAQALLRDYDTAAGLLVRSIHLVTQRLNSQWRQDMSISLAALELLAGLAKVKVGVDSADRKRAVSSICGYIVYQCSRPAPLQSRDLHSMIVAAFQFLCVWLTEHPDMLDEKDCLVEVLEIVELGISGSKSRQDQEVRHKGEKEHNPASMRVKDAAEATLSCIMQVLGAFPSPSGPASTCSLLNEDTLIRYARLSATGASNFRYFVLDNSVILAMLEQPLGNEQNPSPSVTVLIRGTAGRHAWTMQLFHQPRGARANQRQVFVPEGRPTPNNDVGIKYNVKQRPFPEEVDKIPLVKADVSIPDLDDIVSKEVFCQGWQEYSRAANSLQSNCTHLEVQHDKLRILMSKQMEYENALDRHSEEVWKSKPFPDPQTDCKPPAPSQEFQTARLFLSHFGFLSLEALKEPNNSRLPPHLIGLESSLPGFFEDISYLDLLPCRPFDTVFIFYVRAGQKSSPEILRNVESSSSVQPHFLEFLLSLGWPVDVGRHPGWTGHLDRSWSLNSCSENNDTQQAEEAATPEDTGGSVFNGEKKVLYYADALTEIAFVVPSLTENSEESSVHSDSTVEADTNTDLMPSILKQPNLTLELFPNHSDNLESAKKLSPLVKAKRSSTGKSFPQLGPETKVFVVWVERFDDIENFPLSDLLAETSTGLEASMSNSTSCRSGLLEKDVPLIFIHPLKTGLFRIRLHGAVGKFGMVIPLVDGMVVSRRALGFLVRQTVINVCRRKRLESDLYNPPHVRRKQKITEIVQRYRNKQLEPEFYTSLFHEVGEGKPHL comes from the exons ATGTACTCCGAGTGGCGCTCGCTGCAGCTGGTGGTGCAGAGTGACCAGGGCCACCTCAGCGTCCTGCACACCTACCCCACCAGTGTGGGCACGGAGGTGGCAAATGCCGTGGTCAAGCCTCTCGGAACGGCTGTGAGTCCCGTGGCCACAGAGAACATCCTGAAAACCGACAAAGAG GTGAAGTGGACCATGGAGGTGCTGTGTTATGGCCTGACCCTCCCACTCGAAGGGGACACCGTCaagctgtgtgtggatgtgtacACAGACTGGATGATGGCGCTGGTGTCTCCCAGAGAGTCCATGCCTCAGCCTGTGGTCAAAGAGCCCAATATGTACGTCCAGACGATTCTCAAACACCTCTACAACGTCTTTGTTCCCAG gcctgAGCAGCACAGCCTGAACCACATCAGGCTCTGCCAGCAGGTTCTAACTGCAGTCCAGAAGCTGGCGAGAGAGTCCGCCTCCATGGTGAGAGAAACCTGGGAGGTGCTTCTGCTCTTCCTGCTTCGCATCAATGACACATTACTCGCACCGCCTACAGTCGGAG TGGGAGTAGCAGAGAAGCTGGCTGAGAAGTTGATGGCGGTGCTGTTTGAGGTGTGGCTGCTGGCTTGTGCCCGCTGCTTCCCCACGCCGCCGTACTGGAAGACGGCCCGGGAGATGCTGGCCAACTGGAGACATCACCCTCCTGTCGTAGAGCAGTGGAGCAGAGTGGCCTgcgctctgacctccag ACTTTTGCGGTTCACCCACGGACCTTCCTTCCCTCCTTTCAAAGTTCCTGACGAAGATGCCAATCTAATTCCTGTAGAGATGGACAACGACTGCGTGGCACAGACGTGGTACCGCTTCCTCCACATGCTCAG TAACCCCGTGGACCTGAGCAACCCTGCGATAGTGAGCACCACCCCAAAGTTTCAGGAGCAGTTTCTCAACTCGAGCGGCATCCCCCACGAAGTGGTCCTGCATCCGTGTCTGAAACAGCTGCCCCAGATCTTCTTCAGGGCCATGAGGGGCGTCAGCTGCCTCGTTGATGCCTTCCTGG GTGTCTCTGTTGAAAAGAGAGACGTACGAGAGAGGGTGTTCTCTTTTTCGCCACTGCTGCTCTTTCATG GTATATCACGCCCCAGGGCCGACAGTGCCCCGCCCACCCCGGTCAACAGAATGAGCATGTCCCCGCCCCCGTCCATCACCAACACCACACCCCCTCACAGCCGCAAGCAGCGGCACACGGTGGTCACCAAAACGGCGAGCAAGAGCTCCACC GGCAGCGGCAGCCAACCAACCAAAGCAtcccagcagcaacagcagcagcagcagcagcagcagcagcagcagcagcagtcgtcCTCTCCGACCCTGCTCTCCAGCCCCAACCAGAGCAGCTGGGAGTCGCGGCCGCTGCCCGCCCCGGCACGGCCCAAGGTCAACAGCATCCTCAACCTGTTTGGCCAGTGGCTGTTCGACGCCGCCCTGGTGCACTGTAAGCTCCACAGCGGCCTCAGCCGAGACCCCAGCATGACCG CAATAGCCACCCAGGTGGgcctggagctgaggaggaagggCTCCCAAATGTCCACCGACTCCATGGTGTCCAACCCGATGTTTGACGCCAACGAGTTCCCGGAGAGCTACGAGGCCGGGCGTGCCGAAGCCTGCGGGACTCTGTGCCGCATCTTCTGTAGCAAGAAAACCGGAGAGGACATTCTGCCCGTGTACCTGTCCAG GTTCTACATGGTCCTGATTCAGGGTCTCCAAATCTCCGATTTTATCTGCCGACCAGTTCTGGCTTCGATCATTCTaaactcttcctctctcttctgtaCTGACCTGAAGGGCATCAATGTGGTGGTGCCTTACTTCATAGCTGCACTGGAGACGATTGTGCCAGACAG GGAACTGTCCAAATTCAAAATGTATGTAAATCCTACGGACCTAAGAAGAGCCTCCATCAATATCCTGCTGGCCATGCTGCCTCTGCCCCACCACTTTGGAAACATCAAATCAGAG GTTTTGCTGGAGGGAAAGTTTAATGAGGAGGACGGGTGGCCTCATGACCAGCCTGTCTCCTTTCTGTCCCTGCGGCTCCGTCTTGTGAATGTCCTCATCGGAGCGCTGCAGACTGAAACCGACCCCACCAACACACAGCTCATCCTTG gtgcaATGCTGAATATTGTTCAAGACTCGGCGCTGTTAGAGTCCATTGGTGCACAGACTGAAACG GGGAGTATAGACGGGAGTCACATGACAGTGAGGAGTCACAGTCGCACCAACAGCGGCATCAGCTTCAACAGCGGAGGCAGCGCAGAGGCCACCAGCCCGGACTCCGAGCGCCCCGCACAGGCTCTGCTGCGAGACTACG ATACAGCGGCAGGCCTGCTGGTGCGCAGCATCCACCTGGTCACGCAGAGGCTCAACTCGCAGTGGAGGCAGGACATGAGCATCTCACTggctgctctggagctgctggccgGCCTCGCCAAG GTTAAGGTgggagtggactctgcagaccGGAAACGTGCCGTCAGCTCGATATGTGGCTACATTGTGTACCAGTGCAGCCGTCCAGCCCCTCTGCAGTCCAGAGACCTGCACTCCATGATCGTAGCTGCCTTccagtttctgtgtgtgtggctcacaGAGCATCCCGACATGTTGGATGAGAAG GATTGTTtggtggaggtgctggagaTTGTGGAGCTTGGAATCTCTGGCAGTAAGTCCAGACAGGATCAGGAGGTCCGACATAAAGGGGAGAAGGAGCACAACCCGGCGTCCATGAGGGTGAAGGACGCCGCCGAGGCCACTTTGTCCTG TATCATGCAGGTGCTGGGGGCCTTCCCTTCTCCCAGCGGgcctgcctccacctgcagcctgcTGAACGAGGACACGCTCATCCGCTATGCCAGACTAAGTGCCACGGGAGCCAGCAACTTCCGCTACTTTGTCCTCGACAACTCCGTCATCCTGGCCATGCTGGAGCAGCCGCTTGGCAACGAGCAGA ATCCCAGTCCATCGGTTACTGTTCTGATTCGAGGGACTGCTGGAAGACACGCCTGGACCATGCAGCTCTTCCACCAGCCGAGAGGAGCTCGAGCCAATCAGAGG CAGGTGTTTGTTCCCGAGGGCCGTCCAACACCCAACAACGACGTGGGGATCAAGTATAACGTCAAGCAGAGGCCTTTCCCGGAGGAGGTGGATAAGATCCCCCTGGTCAAGGCGGACGTCAGTATCCCCGACCTCGACGACATCGTCAGCAAGGAG GTGTTTTGTCAGGGCTGGCAGGAATATTCCAGAGCCGCAAATTCACTGCAGAGTAATTGCACTCAC CTGGAGGTGCAGCACGACAAGCTCCGGATCCTGATGAGCAAGCAGATGGAGTACGAGAACGCCTTGGACCGGCACAGTGAGGAAGTCTGGAAGTCCAAGCCTTTCCCCGACCCACAGACCGACTGCAAACCGCCTGCGCCCTCGCAGGAGTTCCAGACTGCACGCCTCTTCCTCTCCCACTTCGGCTTTCTGTCTCTGGAGGCACTGAAG GAACCCAACAACAGTCGTCTACCTCCTCATCTGATTGGCCTGGAGTCGTCTTTGCCGGGATTTTTTGAAGACATCAGCTACCTGGACCTGCTTCCCTGCCGACCTTTCGACACCGTCTTCATCTTCTACGTGAGGGCCGGACAGAAGAGCAGCCCCGAG ATCCTGAGGAATGTGGAGTCGTCGAGCAGCGTCCAGCCACACTTTCTGGAGTTCCTCCTGTCCTTGGGCTGGCCCGTGGATGTGGGACGCCACCCTGGCTGGACAGGACACCTGGACAGAAGCTGGTCCCTGAACTCCTGCTCCGAAAACAacgacacacaacaagcag AAGAAGCAGCTACTCCGGAGGACACGGGAGGCTCGGTGTTCAACGGAGAGAAGAAGGTCTTGTACTACGCCGACGCTTTGACCGAGATCGCCTTTGTTGTTCCGTCTCTCACAGAAAACTCCG AGGAGTCATCAGTGCACAGTGACTCTACAGTGGAAGCAGACACCAACACAGACCTCATGCCCAGCATCCTCAAACAACCCAATCTCACACTGGAACTGTTCCCCAACCACTCTGACAACCTGGAGTCTGCCAAAAAG CTGAGTCCTTTGGTGAAGGCAAAGAGATCATCGACTGGCAAGTCGTTTCCTCAGCTGGGGCCTGAGACCAAGGTGTTTGTGGTGTGGGTGGAGCGCTTTGATGACATCG AGAACTTCCCGTTGTCTGACCTGTTGGCGGAAACCAGCACTGGCTTGGAGGCGAGCATGAGCAACAGCACTTCCTGCAG GTCAGGGTTACTAGAAAAAGACGTTCCTCTGATCTTCATCCACCCTCTGAAGACGGGACTCTTCAGGATCCGGCTGCACGGAGCCGTGGGCAAGTTCGGCATGGTGATCCCCCTGGTGGACGGCATGGTGGTCAGCCGCAGAGCTCTAG GGTTCCTGGTGCGCCAGACGGTCATCAACGTGTGCCGGCGGAAGCGTCTGGAAAGTGACTTGTACAACCCGCCTCACGTGAGGCGGAAGCAGAAAATAACGGAGATCGTCCAGCGTTACCGCAACAAGCAGCTGGAGCCCGAGTTCTACACCTCGCTCTTCCacgaggtgggggaggggaagCCTCACCTCTAA